The Thunnus albacares chromosome 13, fThuAlb1.1, whole genome shotgun sequence genome segment CGTGTACAACATCGACTTCACCAGGTTCAAGATCAGAGACATGGAGACGGGCACAGTGCTGTTTGAGATCACCAAGCCTCCATCCACAGGTGAgtcattaaaataaactgtGGATTTGTTTCACTAAGCCTTTATCCatgaaaacacataataaaGCATCATATCTGTAGGCTGCACTCACACCCACTAATcatatttgttttcagtcaaCCAAATTACctttctaaaaatattttatttcatttaactgATCCTCACTTTAGACAAAGCTGGGGAGAAGAGGGATATTGACCCGAACGCCGGCCGCTTTGTCCGCTACCAGTTCACCCCCGCTTTTCTCCGACTGCGGCAAGTTGGAGCCACGTaagtatgaatgtgtgtgaatcgTTATTTACAAGGACGCAGTTACCAGCAGAATTATTATcgtctcctccatctctctctttgttttatccgtttgtctgtctctgtctttcttactcacctttttctctctctctgtctgtctatctgtctgtcttcgTCCCTCTAGCGTTGAGTTCACAGTCGGAGACATGCCGATTGAAAACTTCAGGATGATCGAGAGACATTATTTCAGAGAGAAGTTGCTCAAGAGCTTTGACTTTGAGTTCGGCTTCTGCATGCCCAGCAGCAAAAACACCTGCGAGCACATCTACGAATTCCCACCTCTGTCTGAGGACATTAGTAAGtctacacacatgcaaacacacacaaagactctAGAAACCACAGTATGGAAGTCCTGTGGTTCAGATAGCATGCATGCCATTTAGTCACAATACTGTAATTGGCAACTTATTCTGTCTGTGGTCATAGTTACTTCTGCTTTTACACAACGCTTCATTCACAGGTGTTATTAGCTATCGTGCCTTCATCAGGTTGGTTTCAGAGGgttgtttactgttttttcatATATAGTTCATCAATTAGTCACATGACTCTCGGATAACCATATAGACAAGTTATACAAAACAGCgcaaaatacaatatttactctaaatacagcagaaaattaacaaaaacacagtataTTCAAATCTGTTCCCTCTCAGCTCACTCACatgaattattttatctgtttgcGAATATCCAAACTAAATAGATTATTACTCTAATACTGTGTTTCCAAACCTTTTTGACTGAAATTAAGCAACATCTGTACTTGTGACCTTTCATCCCAGATTAAGGcttcagtgttgacatgaattGTGATCGTTAGGGCTGCGGttgatgattgttttcattatcgattaatctgtgtAACTGTAGTCTGTAAACCCTAATCTGTCTTCAAACTACTAAATTTGACTGACCAACAGTTAAAAACTTAAATATATTCACTTCACAATGATATTAAACAGAGATTAGCAGTGAATCGTCACATttcagagaatgtttggcattttttgctttattaCTGACTTGAAATGAATTAGTAAAACAGTTCGATtacttttctgttgatcgactaattcATTAATCGACTTATTGTTTTAGCTCCAATGACCTGCTCAACAAATTCTTTCTcacattgtttaatttgaaggatttttataACCCTAAAAAAGTGAAAGTATCTGGTATTTCACAAGACAAAATGCACAAGTCAGAGAAAAGaatcatataaaaaatatctattttttcttcCTTATGCCTTTAATCATCTTGGGAACAAATCCTCTAAcagctgtgatgtttttgtttgtgccCGCAGTCAGAGAGATGATCCTGCACCCGTACGAGACGCAGTCCGACAGCTTCTACTTTGTGGACAATAAGCTGGTGATGCACAACAAGGCGGATTACTCCTACAACGGTGGAACGTAGAGACAACAGACCGCCAGGAGAGACAGGTGGATGTATGGACTGGCCTGAGGGACGATCAGAGTACACTGGTGTGTGGTGTTAACATCCTGTCAATCCagtagtctctctctctctctctctctctctctatctctctctctctttctctctttctttttctctctgtctcctccgcTGATCAGCAATGGTCCTGCTCGTCACGAGAACCATCCAGAAAACGCCCGTACAGATGTGTCAGTtaccgtctgtgtgtgtgtgtgtaagcatgtagaggtttgtgtgtacatgtcaaagcctaaaaaaaaacaacacacacaaacacacacaggttgcAGCCTGCTACAGAGCTGCTGTAACACAGTGTGTAACATGATAAACCAGCAAGTAAAGAAACTTTTAGGATGGTTCGTGCTCTTTAGCCACGTCGTAgagtaagaaagaaaaactttttttctcattcctGTACATGTTAGGCTTTAGGAGCAAATCTAGCGTctataaaagtgtgtttttaggAGTTAAATAACAGTTTTGGGAAACAATTTCACAGAtaatgtgagtgtatgtgtgtctgtgtgtgtgtgtgtgtgctttttggagtgtgtgtgtgtgtttttgtgctttgtatgtttgtctgtgtgtcgACCAGTATGTCAGTTTGAAGCATGATTACTGGTCtggtaaaaaatatattactttGAACTTCAGTAATGCTCAAATAGATTTCCAAAACCTAAAATGTTAGCACATTTTCTACACAGTTAGGCAGTAGTTAGTGATTTTGAATTTAAACTTCCTGTTTCCCTTTGTTCCTCATTTATTTCTCAAGTCATGTGACCTGTATTAGCTGTAGGACGTACAATATGTGTTAATTGTCTTTGCTCAAAGCACAACATCTCTACAGAGCTAACAACGAGGAAACTTGTAAAGGTGAGCTGGTCAGATGTGACCATAAACGTACTTTGTCATCTGTGTACCAACTCGCTTTTCCAGCCTCGTGTGGCTTTGTCTAGGTTATAaagaagttgttaaaaacttttaaGTTGCACTGTGTGTGTCCAAGTTAAAGTTCCGTCGTTTGGAAACTCTTcataagagaagaaaaaggaaaaaaaaacttggatttgtaaatgttgatatttttcagtCAGGAACGTGATGCAAAAAAGGAAGTTCAAGGGAGATTTGGGAGAATGTAGCAGAAGTCGTTTTTAAGAACAAATCACCCTGAAATCTtatattttctctgtcttttatgttgttttctcCGATTTCTGCCTCTCATACATTTCTATCTCTTACACATTCCTGTGAGCGGCAGCGTGTAGATCGGTTGTTGTTTGAGGGCATTTAttacacagatcacacatcagATCAATACCTGAACTGTCTCTGGATGCCTCTAAACTGTAATATGCAAACATCAGCTTCCTCTCTGTTTGTGCTGAGAGGCATCCTGGCTCAAATAGTATCCAAATTGCTTTCTATTTTTCAGCATACCAGCTCATACAGTCTGTTTTTAAGCCCTTAAAAGTGTTTAATCACTTAAGTGATTCTATTTAAATTGCAGTAAACTCCGTTCATCTATTACTGCAAGTGTGTTTAAACAGACGCTGACATTTATTTGCAGATAATTATTTGAATTCCGATCAGCACAAGAAAATGGTGGAAATTATATTAGAttcagatttatatttatattctccTCATCTCCTCAACATGATCAAATCTggatgattgtttttttttccctagtTTATTGATCCTGCACTAGTGACTGATGACTTACAGAGAAAAGAGGGTGAAATGAGCACGATGAGACTCTGGACTCTGTTTGTTAATCAGAAGATAAAACAGATTGACTTGAATGTcgaaaaatataaaactgaaatgtagaaacagatttatttatgaCTGATTGTGactcatgtaaaaaaaattattttaaactgaTGTAAAGTTTTTGACAATTCAAAATGTCGTTGTGACtgaacaaaagtaaaataaataaagatttatgGGACTTTTTGAAATATCGAAATGTCTCGACTGTTAATGTTGTGCAAGTCAGAGAGAATCCAGTTTATTCACATGATGATGCTTTATTTTCACACTACAAATGTCTCTGGTACATAAAAGTATAATgtagagaaaagaaacacattaatgCAGCGTGTTGGGAGCTCTGCTGGGACGTTCTGTCTCTCTTccacattttatgtttattacattAACTGTAATAAACACAGCAGATACTGATCTCTGCTCTGATTGTATCCTGTTGGCAGCCTCTTATCTGAGAGTTATCCTTCAACCAACCTTCACATCTGAACACAGTGTACAAATATTAGTAACACCTTCCTATTAGTGAGATTTGTGCACTTTTGCATTTCTCTCACGTGTTTTCCTGAATGTGTAAAGACGTATTTCAATGTCATCTGAACTTTGTGTACATGTTCGCCTTAATTACAGGAGTGAGTATGTTAAATGGATAGTTTGATAACTTGGAAAATATGCTTTCTCagcaatttatttttatgatgagaagattgatgccactCTGTCTGTACATATCTATCCATTCAATGTGACGGTGCTatcagcagccagttagcttagcttggtGTAAAGACTTGAAAAAGATGGAAACAGTTGTCCAAAGTTAGAGAATACACCTACCAGCACcgctaaagctcactaattaacatgttatacgAGGAGGGGACCCAAAAATACCTGGAATTGTTCAAAAACTGTCATTATAAATCTTTCTAATCTCCTTCAAAGTACTCTCCTTGAGACGTGATACACTTCTCCAAGCGTTTCTCCCATTCCTTGAAATATTTCCTGTAGTCATCTTCCTCCCTTTCAGTCAAATTTTAGTTTCACTGAGCTGTAGGTATACACTAACTAGTGGTAAATTCACCTAGCGGGCATTTTTGGGTCTCCCTTCTCTTACCTCGTTTGTTAAAAACTGACTATTTCTTGGGCAAGTACAGCGATTTCCTGAAGTCCGATCATCACTGTGAgcggagactccaggaagtcactgcgcCTTTTGTACGGATTAAAGACGGCTTTAGAGGAGCTGATAGGTGGATTTTGCTaactgtttccagtttttatgaCTGTAGCTTATTTAGTGTACTTCAATTCAGCgttctcatctaactcacaaaaataaagcaaataagcacatttctgaaaatgttgaactattcctttaatagcTTTCACTTCTATTCCTCTGGGGAGCGTCTAGAAATGTCAAGATAAAGATATGTAAACTCAATGCTTGTTTACGGTaaaaactgtgacaaaaacactgataaGAAATCAAAtatgcaacaaaaaacaaaacacttaaagTCCAAAAAAGGACCAAAGTAATAAGTTAAATTAAC includes the following:
- the unc119b gene encoding protein unc-119 homolog B, which encodes MSYSCTSRGNSQDPSSAKKPAGNNPGRDTGGTDSSTDRSSNGSPKQTAAMKVKKGCNSTDVGVPVTTEEDLLGSTVITPEDVLGLQKITENYLCSPDENVYNIDFTRFKIRDMETGTVLFEITKPPSTDKAGEKRDIDPNAGRFVRYQFTPAFLRLRQVGATVEFTVGDMPIENFRMIERHYFREKLLKSFDFEFGFCMPSSKNTCEHIYEFPPLSEDIIREMILHPYETQSDSFYFVDNKLVMHNKADYSYNGGT